The DNA window AGTTCCCAAATTTGAGTCAATTCATAGACCCAAAGTCCCTGGAATTAACGAGAGGTCAGATCTCCTTAAGGAAAGACCCTGTTTCACAGCCAAAAATGCAAATACTATAAATCCTCCTTCTAGTCTTCCCCAAAGGCACCTGTGACTACTCAGCAGGGTGCCtatgcaagaggaaggggagataATCACATTTGTGGGACATTGTTAAATATTGATTTTGAATTGATACTAATGCCTGGAGAATTAGTGTGTTCTACCAGTCGAACTAGGAGTTTATGGTCAGGTCAGTGGAGTTTTGCTGTGggtctattttacagttggtctGGTGGGTCCCTGAACTTACCTTATGTTATTTCCCCAGTTATGGAATGTGTAATTGGAATAGACATACTCAGCAACTATCAGAATCCTCACATTGGTTCCCTGACCTGGGGAGTAAGGGCTATTATGGTAGGGAAAGCCAAGTGTAAGCcattgttggttttttaaaaattaattaattaacttatttttggctgtgttgggttttcattgctgtgtgcgggcttttctcttgttgcagcgagtgggcttctcattgtggtggcttctcttgttgccgagcacaggctctaggcatgtggacttcagtagttgtggcacgtgggcccagtagttgtgggatgtgggctcagtaggtacggcacacggcctcagtagttgtggcacatgggctcagttgctctgcagcatgtgagatcttcccggaccagggctcaaacccgtgtcccctgcattggcaggcgattcttaacacTGTGCCATCAGGAAAGTGCAGTGTAAGCCATTCTAAATGCTTCTATTACCAAAGCAATACTGCATTCCCAGAGGGATTGTAGAGACTAGTGTCATCATCAAGGACGTTAAAGATGCCAGGGTGGTGATTCCTACCACATCTCCATTCATTTTGCCTCTTTGGTCAGAAGACAGATGGATCTTGGAGAATGATAATGGATTTCTATAAACTTAGGTGATCAGTCTAACTGCAGCTTCTGTACAGGTGTGGTTTCATTGCTATAGCAAATCAACACaatttttgctgtttgttttgcaGCTATTAATCTGATTGATTGCTTTTTTCTATATACCTTTTAGTAGAGACCATCAGAAGCAGATTGCTTTCATCTGGCAGGGCCAGCAGTATACTTTCAGTGTTCAGTCTCACGGCTGTGTGAACTCTCCAGCCCTATGCCACAATCTAGTCTGCAGGACCTGGATCATCTCTCTATTCCACGAGACATCACATTAGTCCATTACATTGATTTGATCTATCAAGGGTAAATTGTTACTATACTGGTAGGGTAAGGAGGAGTGTGTCTGGAATGTATACCTTCTGGGGCCTTTCTTAGTAGTCCCATGTCATGTGATTAAAGAAGGTGGAAAATTATACCCAGTACAGGAAGGATCATTAATGACCCAGATCATTTAAGAATGTTTGGGTCAACACTCCAGTCAAATAACCATGAATAGCCAAGGTGCTTTCGGAAGGCAAAGGGTGGATGAAATGGCCCGTGGAAAAACATAGTTATAATATGAGCCATGATCATCCGACCAGTTGCAGAAACAAAGACTGTGATAGTTATGAATATttcttccttattattattatttttttttgcggtacgcgggcctctcactgttgtggcctctcccgttgtggagcacaggctccggacgcgcaggctcagcggccatggctcacgggcgcagccgctccgcggcatgtgggatcttccgggaccggggcacaaacccgtgtcccctgcatcggcaggcggactctcaaccactgcgccaccagggaagcccccttattttGATATGAATACACTTGTGTATACagtcaccatttttttttctatttgccaTTTCCATTTACCCACCATCTAATATAGGAAGTGTTAATAGTAGTTAACTTTATATCTCAGGATTTAAGTCACAGGATATCAAAAGGGAATATGACTCAGCTCAAAGATGAATCAACATCACCCAAAGATGGACAAAGGGATTTTGTATCCTCTTTTGGGAGAGAGTTAGCATGTTTTTGGTTATACAAGGGATGGTTGATTTTGCCATTGTCTTTATTTGAAGGTAAGTGTATTAAAAGAGGTGTATATGGATGCCAGGTTGACAAGGGATAGACAGTGACGGATTTGTAATGTATCAACTTAGCGAAACTATAACTAGATTTTCCagaattcctttcctttcattccCTGAAAAATTGCACAAGAGACATTTTGCGTGAGACTTAGAAGGTAGAAGTAAAGCAGCAACCAAATTCTTTTGACCTGGGAAGGCACTGTTGCAGCATAGTTTTGCTTATCTGCTGGCCCACCTGGTTGGCATGGGGCAGCAATCAGGAGTGCAGCTACCATGGCTCCTGCTGAATTTCCTCTTTCACTTTCTCTGACTCCTTGGCCAGGTCCATGTTTAGCTCCAGGATGAGGGGCATTGGCTTTTTCTATGTCACTCCATCATCAAATTTGGAGGTTTAGAGATGGTGAGAAATCCATAAGGATTCCAGACCTTGCAGGTTCCAGACTTTTCTTGCTTCTCTCACTTTTCATCTACCTTTTCTAACTGCTTGCTCTGCCCACTTCAGGTCCCAGATCCTGATACATAAGAAAGAGCCTCACAATTACATAAGTCCAAATACCTAAAATAAATCTCTTACTATATGTCACTACTCCTAGTTCTGCAGTCTCATCAAACACTGATTGATTCACCTACCATACCAAACTGTGCCGAGTTCCACTAACATGCCAtgcttctgtgcctttgtttttttccctctgcctagaatccTGAGCTCCTTCTCTGCTTAGTTAATTCCTCTACATTCTTGGCTCATCCCATGGTTTGCATCCTTAGAGAAGCCTCCCTGGACTCTCAGCCCTAGTTAAATGCCTCTCCTTTGTGCTTGTGCTTCCATAGCAACCTGTGTTAATCTTATTGTAGTACCTCTGACTTTATATTGTCTTCTCCTGCTCTTGATCTCTCTCCCTAAGGAGATTAAACTAGTTGAGGGTAGAGAGTTagtttcactgctgtatctctagaccagcacagtgccttgcacatagctCATGCTCATAAGTGTTTTCTGAATGATGAAAATGAGGCCTGTTACTTCGTAgtaaagtttcttgtattttgttcaCGACTCACATATCACAGCTCATAGTAAAAAGATAATTACCATATAACTCCCTATAGGCAAGCCCCACACCCATCATCCCATAATCCTAGACCTACTCAGGCTGATTCTACTTTGCACAGCATGAAGGGGAGCTAAGAACATTGTGACTTGTTCTCATTAATGTAGACAAAAATTTTAGGTAATTTAGGTCCCAAAGTAGACTCCTTGTTAGAACTAAATGATTTAGCTGTTGATATAACCTGAATCAACCAGATAATTTGACACCCACTCTTTGGATTTGACTGTGTAAATACTGCTTAATTTATAGactaataaaaaattacctaTTGCTCAGGCTTGGAATAGCTGAGTTATACAGGGTATAAACTATTCACTGCGCCTTTCACTGTAGAGGATAACAGAAACTATAACCTAGTTCTCcactgggtttttctttttttagattgaagtataattcacatacaatttGAATTTATgttgtacaacataatggttctatatttgtatgtattgtgaaatgatcacaataagccTAGTTAACATCTATTACCATATatacaggatttttttcttgtgatgagaacttttaagatctaccctcgtagcaactttcaaatatgcaatacggtattattgactatagtcaccacgctgtacattacatccccatgactcatttattttataactagaagtctgtaccttttgcctactgagtttttttttttttcagtgcttaaAATACCAAGAGATTAAGCCTATAACTGGGCAGCAACCTCAACCAAGTGAAGATCACTGTCTTTCTTATCCTTCCTCCTCCATTACATCATCTTGACCCAATATtcgtgaatggatgaataaataaaaatactctcaAAGACAACTGAACACAAGATACAAATTAAGCAGGTTACCTAGAGTCACAGCTCTTACAACAAATCCTTGGGCAGCAACTCTCGTGTGAATAAGATGAATGGACATTCTCTGATCTCTTCTGTATTTTAACTTGTAAAGACCATAGGACCCCACAGTCGTAAAGCCTGCTATCCCTGTGAATTAAAAAAGTAGGGATTATAGAAATAGCAGGCTAAAATTCCCAAGAGCTTAGAGAATTGAATAAAAGACTGTGCAAGGGATCAGTACCTGGAAGATTAAGCAGGCAAGATACCAAAGGATACTTCACTCATGGATTCAATATTTGCAGTTTTGACTCTTCCCAGAAAAACCTGAATTGTATACTATAGTAACTTGTCTAGTAACTTCTAATTTTCCTGAGGCATGGCTTCAGATTTATAGGCTGCAAGCCTTTtatttggggcaagtcacttaaccagtGAGTGAACCAACCAAAATCTCAGCATTCATAGCTTTTGGGTGTTTGGCTTTATTCCTCTCTACCTGTTACTAAATAAGGAGTAAATCTAGTAAAGTGAAAGAAACTTTACTCTTCTGTGAAAAtgagatattaaattttaatgagaGGTAAAAGGTCTGAATATTTGCATGAGAAGTATGTGACTCTGGGAAGAACTGTGATTCTAGAAAATTCCAGAAGCCCATACGAATATTTCTGTATTCACTACATATGTCAAGGGGTGAATATACTGCTGGGACAACCAAGATTCTGTGTAATTCACTCTAAAACAGAAAACTGAATAGGAATCAACTGAATAGGGAAAATTCTAGAAAGCgatttgaaatactgtgagaactTAACCCATGACAAATCAAGATAACCAAGTAACAGATAAGGGAAAAACTATTTGAACTAACTTGGATTTGTATCTTACACCAGACCCTACAAAAAAAGTCTGGATGGGTtagaattaaatatgaaaataaaaatatcaacaaaatctagaagaaaatagAACAGCATATTTATAACATCTAAAAGGGGGTAAGgtagacttaaaaaaaagtgaaaaggacaAAAATGCTATATTTTGACATAAGAGTAAAGGAAACTTTTGCATAATAAAAGTGTGGCTCTATTTTGGGGGATCTCTCTTCTATCCTATTGATTTATGCATCTATCCCTtcatcaataccacactgttGATTACTCTATATATTAAGCCTTAGTATCTGGTAGGAGTGATTCCTTCcacttaatacttttttttttttttttttgtggtacaagggcctctcactgttgtggcctctcccgttgcggagcacaggctccggacgcgcaggctcagtggccatggcccacgggcccagccgctccgcggcatgtgggatcttcccggaccggggcacaaacccgcgtcccctgcattggcaggcggactctcaaccactgcgccaccagggaagcccccacttaatactttttaaaaaattattattaaaggtATCCATCCTTGAGATcaactgcctttttaaaaaaaaatttattaaatttatttatttttggctgcattgggtcttcgttgctgtgtgcggactttctctagttgtggtgagtgggggctactcttcgttgtggtgtgcaggcttctcattgcagtggcttctcttgttgtggagcgtgggctctaggcgcctgggcttcagtagtcgtagCACGCcatctcagtagctgtggctcgcaggctccagaacgcagtctcagtagttgtggtgcacaaacttagttgctccacggcatgtgggatcttcccggaccagggctcgaacctgtgtcccctgcattggcaggcggattcttaaccactgcaccaccagggaagccctacttaatactttttcttaaaagaggTAGTCTTAGCCATTCTAGAACTTTTGcctttatataaattttagaataagttgGTTTCTGTCTACAAAAAAACATTGccgggattttgataggaattacagtAAACCCACAGATGAGTCTGGGGAGAGTTGACACTTTTATTGAGTCTTACAATCCACGAACACAATAGTCTctacatttatttagttcttctttgatttctttcattagcattttgtattttttcagcatacagattctgtacatgttttgttaagcTTATACctaatcatttcatttcttcagagCGACTGTAAATGGTCTTATGTCTTTAATTTCAGTTTCCATATGTTTGTTGttagtatacagaaatgcaaTTGATGTTTATGGACGATAGCAAGTTTTGATTAACTATGGGCACATGTTTGACTCTGTGGGTGGGTGAGGATATATTTATTCTCTCAGAGTATACTTAATAAGTGGAAATAAGAATCAGAGTAAATAatcacatttatatgtatattttgtagGCTGATTAGTAATAAGTGAAATTGAAATATGACAAacataaaaacagcaaaaaacaacaGTTAAAACGACAATGGCAGGTACATTGAGAAACAGGTACAATGCTGAAAGCTCTGTAAGTTTAGCTAAATCTTTCTGGAAAGAACTCTGGAGACATAAGTGACATTAAACTGAACATGCTTCCTGCCCTGGAAATTCTACTTTGGGGACATACTCCAAGGaagtaagcaaaagaaaagtcAAGAAGTTGACACAAAGATGTTTGTGGCTACGTTATGTATgaggaaaaactaaaaccaaatgGCCCAAACAGAGGGAAAACTACCATAGCTATTAAAAAATTACAAGTATAGGAAGtactaatatacagaaatgtacTATGAAATGTTACGtgaaagaagcaaaaacaaataatctaTCAACACAGAGTTTAAATACATATAATGTACACACAGACCTTAGCAGTATTCATAAGATTTTaaacaatatgaataaattataatGACAGAAGTTAAGAcaacaaattaaaatgttctgtAAATTATTGACAGGATACTCTGTCCTGCAGCAGAAAATACTTAGGAGATATTCTTAATAAAACAATAGTTAACAAACTattcaataatatatatacaaatttgatCAGATATTTTTCTAGCAGAAACTTGGCTCTCTTCCCTTATCAAATCAATACTCTGTTCTAACtgaaatttgttttgtttcttttagagaTTAAAGTCAGCAcctttactgttttccatacgATGTCTCTGTAGTTTGAATATAACTGAATTTAGCTGGAAACacttttttatctttctactttAATCACGCTAAATGTCTCtggaaaaacaatttaatttccaACAGGCACAGTGATTAATCTCTGTTCATTACAGTGATCTGCTCAAGTGGCACTGAGTCCTTGAATTGTTTTGTTAGTTAAAAATGCTAAAGAAGAGGAATAAATCACTACAAAATGATCTGCCTCCATTTCTTGTGCCATTACAAGCCTTAATCAAATTAAGTGGAACTTTCAAACACAGAATATTACTAtaaaattttgattctttttgatATGTGAATAATGACACATAAAGTTGCTAGATTTGTAGTGGTATTTAATGGAAACATATGACTTATACTTCTTTAGAGGCTTTTGTGGAATTAATCACAAAGTTATGTACATctgatttgtatatatatttttaaaacacttttattgaagtatatttgttttacagtgttgtgttaatttctgctgtacagcaaagtgattcagttataatatatatatattctttttcatactgttttccattatggtttacaacaggatattgagtatagttccctgtatgTACATCTgatttaaataagttattttaatagTTTCCAGACAAAGAAAGCACAAGGAAAGAGGCATGGCTGAAGTATTAAATAATAATGCCTAGGGCAGCTAAAGCATccgaaagagaaagaagagaaagcttagattttaaaacataatattggTGCTTAGATtttgtgggtttttatttttaagtccacatacatatagtatttgtttaaaatgtaaacatatcaAATATGTGTTGGGAAAGGATAAAGAGGCTAAGACTCCAGGTATAATTAGAATAATACTTCTTTAACCTGGAGTTTACTTAACCATCAACCTCAGCATCTGGAACACATCAGGAAGCCAGCAACAAGCTATACAGAGCATGAACACCACAAAGTTCATGCTGTCAAGTGTACAGGTAGGCCCAGGCTTTGATTCAGAGCTTCTTTCCTCTGAATTGActcatggttcttttttttttttttttttttttctgtacgcgggcctctcactgttgtggcctctcccgttgcggagcacaggctccggacgcgcaggctcagcggccacggctcacgggcccagccgctccgcggcatgtgggatcttcccggaccggggcacgaacccgtgtcccctgcatcggtaggcggactctcaaccactgcgccaccagggaagcccgactcatGGTTCTTTTAAGCGTGGGTATCTAGCTTCTGACACCACAGAACATTAGAAGCAGAAGTTTCTGATGGTACCCAACGGtaatggaagaaacagaaaagtctaTAAGCATCGACACAAGAACTTAAAGTTTggagttgagggcttccctggtggcgcagtggttgagagtccgcctgccgatgcaggggacacgggttcgtgccccggtccgggaagatcccacatgccgcggagcagctgagcccgtgagctgtcgccgctgagcctgcgcgtccggagcctgtgctccgcaacgggagaggccacaacagtgagaggcctgcgtaccacacacacacacacacacacacaaaaagtaaagtTTGGAGTTGATTAGAGAACAAAGAGACATGTAAATCTTCCTCAACTCATGACAGGGTTACACCTTGAAAAACCCATCATACGTTGAAAATACTGTAAGTCAAAAATTCATTTAATACACCTCACCTATTGAACAttatagcttagcctagcctacttTAAATGTGCTTGGAATACTTACATTAGCCTGTAGTtaggcaaaatcatctaacacaaagcctattttataatacagtgttgaatatctcatgtaatttattgaatattgtactgaaagtgaaaaacaggatGGTCGGGTACAGAGTGGTTGTTTACCTTCATGATGGCgaggctgactgggagctgccactgcccagcatcataAGAGAGTAAGTATCATACTACATATTGCTAGGccaggaaaagatcaaagttCAAAGTATGGTTTCTGTTGAATGCGAATTGCTTTCTCATCATCTTAAAGTCAAAAAGTTGTAAGTTGAGGACCGTCTAGATACATCTCAAGAGTCTCTAATAGGCTCTGTATAATAATAAACTGATACTGCACCTGCTGATTCTGAGTCATTACAGAAAAGTTACAGTCCATTCAATCAATCCTATTTAGATTGGCTGGGAACTAGTAATTTTCGATAGACTGctaatgaaaatggattaaacagaataaaaaattgaTGCTTCATAATAATAAgagttaatatttactgaggattTGCCATACACTAGAAACTGTGTTGAAAGTGTAACTCATTCATGCATAGAAAGGGTTAGCTCCAATTATCTGgaaacatttaattatataaacGATTTCAATACTCAAAGATACTGGGTAAGGCATTATTGTTTTATTAGAAACAGCTTCACAGTATCCAGTCAAGGCTTGTACTTACCTACAGGGACAAAGGGGGAATCTCTAGATTTCCTGATCAGTCGGGATAACAGGCCTTCGTCCTCATCTGCTGACCACTGGttatctgaagacattttttctCTCTAGTAACAGTAGGGGATAATCAAAAAGAATCTGTTTCCGTCTCCCAATATActcttatgtgttcttctgtcttcATTTGCTTGACATGCTTGTCTGCTCAACTGAAATAAACAGTTATCTTTCCTTCACCCTTTGCATTGTGgagtcctttcattttgtttaggggtggaggaaagaaaaatatacaaagagaggTAAATGATGATCAGATTCCACGAATACAGAGTAAAAACACAGATCATAAGTGTGTTATTCAGTCCCCTTTCACTGCTTGGCATTTGAAATCATTGGGAACCTCAGAACTTCCGCAAACAGTAAGAACACAGagtttctttcataaaatatagttttaaagaaTGACGGCAGTGCCAACATAGGCAAAAATACCTCCAGATTTACAGGTGATGGGAGAATGATCACTCCAGTTCTGCAGAATGTGTAGGGCATTATAAAGCACCTACCACGTACCAGATGCTATGTTAGACAATGGAAATAGTCTTCCTTGTCTGCACAGAATGAATGAGGAAACTAGCAAGAGCAACTATAATCACAATCAACATGGTCTGGCAGTACCTCAGTTTGTTATCCGTGCAACCCTCTCTTTTCAACCCTCAAAATTCAAATATGGAGGCTTCATTCTACAAATCAGCTTTCATCAGAAAATGTAGGCCGGTAAGTGGAAGAAGCACAATACCTTTGGCGTACTCCACCACCTGCAGCCTGTTTCCTGGTGTTCGTTCAGCTGGAAGCCATAGATCAGAACAGGCTTTGTTAGGCCAGGACACGTTTACGTGCAATTTCCAGCTAATTGATAATGGGAAAGCCCAGAACCCTCCCCTCACCAAGGGGGCGCGGCCGGCTGGTATTGGCCATAGCCCAGGCTGGAAACTCACTGGTAGCAGTACCTGGACCACAAACAAGAGGCTTTCCGAGATAATATTCAAGGAAACGTTAGGCTTTTGAAGAAGatgcctttccttctcccttcacaAGGACGCTCCCAACTTCCCCCTGTGGCTTTGAATCCCGCTACCCAACTCCTGGGCCTGAAACTGAAGGGAAAGTTGGTGCAGGGTTACAACACTGGGTTTGTAGGTGGGAGTGGGGGTTAGCCTTATGAGGCCAAGATTCTTGTGGTGTTTTAGTGCGCTTGCCAGCGGGGCGCCCACTGTGGCCGGGATCCGGGACTGAGACGCCGCGAGCCTGCACCAGCTCGCCTGCCCGCCAGACCGTCGCACCTGGCGGCTCCACGGGAGCCTAGAGCTGCACGCGCGCCCTACCGGGAAGGACGTGATGTCACAGCGTCCCCGGCCAATCCGAGGGCAGGGCGGGCCGGCACGGGAAGACGCCGAGCGAGCTGCTGCCCTGCGCCTGCGCGCGGAGGTTGAGGCTGATTTGGATTTCCCGGCGGGTGGTGGTGGACGACCCCTTCGCTGCTGTTGTGAAGGTGCACCCTTGAACCCCTTGAGGCCTCGGAGAAGTTCGGACTCACCGCCTCCGTCTGACTGCAGCCACAGA is part of the Phocoena sinus isolate mPhoSin1 chromosome 10, mPhoSin1.pri, whole genome shotgun sequence genome and encodes:
- the HIGD1C gene encoding HIG1 domain family member 1C is translated as MSSDNQWSADEDEGLLSRLIRKSRDSPFVPVGIAGFTTVGSYGLYKLKYRRDQRMSIHLIHTRVAAQGFVVRAVTLGVLYSMYKDYIRPQSFNVSKK